One Denticeps clupeoides chromosome 12, fDenClu1.1, whole genome shotgun sequence genomic window carries:
- the psmf1 gene encoding proteasome inhibitor PI31 subunit, with product MAGLEVLFACVSGAVARPQDAAVCFVHWEIIRNGYKCLGTGDEPRPGEKTSELLPPGWNASGELYTLRYRSNDGKTNLLFKAVTVDSTLIFNLMDTITEQVSDLTVNVSDYIDSEHLREFESVFRNTDDLAQKVKSNLLPSPKVESCKKTEKKSKRDTAAVTRPDIDPLRIPQRPGRQPDWSDPMAPFAAGGADLDPFGGRSGGMIVDPLRAGFPRSGFDPSAGIPGSIPPGAVPPGARFDPVGPMGRYRPGPDPDHLRPPEYDDMFM from the exons ATGGCTGGGCTGGAGGTGCTGTTCGCCTGTGTGTCCGGTGCCGTCGCCCGGCCGCAGGATGCTGCGGTGTGTTTCGTCCACTGGGAAATAATCAGAAACGGCTATAAATGTCTGGGGACCGGGGACGAG CCCCGTCCCGGAGAGAAGACGTCAGAGCTGCTTCCTCCTGGCTGGAATGCCAGCGGCGAGTTGTACACCTTGAGATACCGATCCAACGATGGCAAAACTAATTTGCTGTTCAAAGCTGTAACTGTGGACTCCACACTCATATTCAACTTAATG GATACGATTACTGAGCAGGTATCAGATCTGACGGTCAATGTCAGTGATTACATCGACTCAGAACATCTGAGGGAATTTGAAAG TGTTTTCAGGAATACAGATGACTTGGCTCAAAAAGTGAAGTCCAATCTGCTGCCATCACCGAAGGTTGAGAGCTgtaagaaaacagaaaagaagagcAAGAGGGACACGGCAGCAGTAACCCGACCAGATATTGACCCTTTACGCATCCCCCAAAGACCGGGCAGACAGCCAGACTG GTCAGACCCTATGGCTCCATTTGCTGCAGGGGGAGCTGACCTTGATCCATTTGG CGGTCGATCAGGAGGGATGATTGTCGATCCGTTACGGGCTGGATTCCCTCGATCCGGGTTTGATCCATCAGCCGGTATTCCAGGAAGTATACCCCCGGGTGCTGTTCCACCTGGAGCACGCTTTGATCCAGTTGGACCAATGGGAAGATACAGACCTGG CCCAGATCCTGATCATCTGCGCCCACCAGAATATGATGACATGTTCATGTAA